One Oryzomonas sagensis DNA segment encodes these proteins:
- the uppP gene encoding undecaprenyl-diphosphatase UppP, whose protein sequence is MNMLHAVVLGALQGFCEVLPISSSAHLILVPWFLKWPESGLTFDVALHLGTLIALAVYFRRDIVQLAVSALDAIATRSLDTPAKRLPFLLLAATVPAGVVGKLFEQTMEEVFRESPLLIATFLIVFGIILGLADRWGRRRYGLSDVKTGSALTIGLFQCLALIPGVSRSGITITAGLMLGFTRESAARFSFLLSLPIVAGAALLKTLHVAKHGIPAGEGLPMLVGIAVSAVTGYISVAFLLRMVQKRSIAPFVWYRLLAGGVVIALVMAR, encoded by the coding sequence ATGAACATGTTGCACGCCGTCGTCCTCGGCGCCCTCCAGGGATTTTGCGAAGTACTCCCCATCAGCAGTTCCGCCCACCTGATCCTGGTGCCCTGGTTTCTGAAATGGCCCGAATCGGGCCTGACCTTCGATGTGGCCCTGCATCTCGGCACCTTGATCGCCCTGGCGGTCTATTTCCGCCGGGACATCGTCCAACTGGCGGTCTCCGCCCTCGACGCCATCGCAACACGCTCCCTGGACACGCCGGCCAAACGGCTGCCGTTTTTGCTCCTGGCTGCCACGGTCCCGGCCGGTGTGGTCGGCAAGCTTTTCGAACAGACCATGGAGGAGGTCTTCCGTGAGAGCCCCTTGCTGATCGCCACCTTCCTGATCGTCTTCGGCATCATCCTGGGCCTTGCCGACCGCTGGGGACGCAGGCGCTACGGCCTGAGCGACGTCAAAACCGGCAGCGCCCTCACCATCGGCCTGTTCCAGTGCCTGGCGCTGATCCCGGGCGTTTCCCGCTCGGGCATCACCATCACCGCCGGCCTGATGCTGGGCTTCACCCGCGAGAGCGCGGCCCGGTTTTCCTTCCTGCTCTCGCTCCCCATCGTGGCCGGAGCGGCACTGCTCAAAACGCTGCACGTGGCCAAGCACGGCATCCCCGCCGGCGAAGGACTTCCCATGCTGGTCGGTATCGCCGTGTCGGCGGTCACCGGCTATATCAGCGTGGCTTTCCTGTTGCGCATGGTCCAGAAACGGAGTATCGCGCCGTTTGTCTGGTATCGCCTGCTGGCGGGTGGTGTCGTGATCGCCCTCGTCATGGCAAGATAA